One segment of Carya illinoinensis cultivar Pawnee chromosome 1, C.illinoinensisPawnee_v1, whole genome shotgun sequence DNA contains the following:
- the LOC122315109 gene encoding fanconi-associated nuclease 1 homolog isoform X1, which yields MLNGRESLIRLVGKRRHFLPNRQSLLSDPFATHNDSIENTEAEKLVDSKEATKFVSESGSSEKLVTCPVCGHKVSGEHNDINSHLDACLSRGTKRKLTQQTLLQSNFWSQPKISSSELEPLEKNVSGRGSDKSLVQNAVPGLPDFGAAEENVISICQSSQKLESDMQTHTDDSSENPVNEYWIDYNTDTTQQLSPKNEVPKGDMDVTMDEICGVSLETYIVGRRFSDEKTLLLGASISLLRDPNNDKDPNAIKVVSADSGCCKSLGFIPRELAQCLSPLIEKCRLNFEGHVCSIPKHPFDCVPIQIVCRKSVFNGEKESEVLEDFKCLWKVAKRVVESAKNYPLSMTKYQQNFCVLIHEVLRSNPHLFSEDEKIFMESFTSLSNDSQRIFIRLYTRKGPWFRMSNISYAEVLDPQEAVKGLSATGYVCLFEDADELDYNDIKEMLNLLTVCELRDISCKFKKNCNSGTRKKDLIEALLSLYKNGLCPKLPSVVLEKTGACIQISSQAESLIWRAERLFFLNGEQDLSTFLLVDLGIVKYPTYNCIISEQIFSGRDDLLAYEEAIEVAQLMDQALDGNNADVPLRFIKIADSRISSSSMKAIKSSTSESAPKFLFYFSALWVYSKVVSLGVSFLEREHRYNDAINLLKRLLSCFTFDGRRGYWMLRLSINLEHIGYLNESLAVAEDGLQDPWVRAGSRMALQKRILRLGKPPRRWKTPSFSASIKRKITEVHVQGRPLNCEIGMKNRFYGEDGEQCGVEQLALQYYAGEGGGWQGVHTESGIWLTIFGLLMWDIIFSDAPNVFRTRFQTAPLDLGTDSFYLMRKSCIESQLQKIHDGMAEEILIMSWECHVGTACRGVNWNRHSLTELRAAVSCIGGPCLASLCRNLAQDYRSWSSGMPDLLLWRFNQEYRGEAKLVEVKGPRDRLSEQQRAWLLFLMDCGFNTEVCKVSPVQMSV from the exons ATGCTCAACGGAAGAGAGAGCTTGATCCGATTGGTGGGCAAACGGCGTCACTTCCTTCCCAATCGTCAATCTCTCCTCTCCGATCCTTTCGCCACCCACAATGACTCGATTGAGAATACGGAGGCTGAAAAATTGGTGGATTCCAAAGAAGCGACGAAGTTTGTGAGTGAGAGTGGTTCTTCCGAAAAATTGGTAACGTGCCCTGTTTGTGGGCACAAAGTCAGTGGGGAACACAATGACATCAACTCTCATCTGG ATGCCTGTCTGTCTCGGGGAACAAAGCGAAAGTTGACTCAGCAAACCCTTCTTCAGTCAAACTTCTGGTCACAACCTAAGATTAGCTCCTCTGAGTTGGAACCATTAGAGAAAAATGTTTCTGGTAGAGGTTCTGATAAAAGTCTTGTACAGAATGCTGTTCCTGGATTGCCTGACTTTGGTGCTGCTGAAGAAAATGTAATTAGTATATGTCAATCATCGCAAAAGTTAGAGTCTGATATGCAAACTCACACAGATGACTCATCTGAAAACCCAGTCAATGAGTACTGGATTGACTACAATACTGACACCACCCAACAATTATCCCCGAAGAATGAGGTGCCTAAAGGTGACATGGATGTAACCATGGATGAAATATGTGGGGTTAGTCTTGAAACTTATATAGTTGGCCGTAGGTTCAGTGATGAGAAGACGTTACTCCTAGGGGCAAGCATTTCTCTTTTGCGAGACCCTAATAATGATAAGGATCCCAATGCTATCAAG GTTGTTTCTGCAGATTCTGGATGTTGTAAAAGCCTAGGTTTTATCCCTCGTGAATTAGCTCAATGTTTGTCACCTTTAATTGAGAAGTGCCGCCTAAACTTTGAG GGACACGTGTGTTCTATTCCAAAGCATCCTTTTGATTGTGTTCCCATTCAGATTGTGTGTCGCAAGAGCGTATTCAATGGTGAAAAAGAATCTGAAGTTTTAGAGGATTTTAAATGCTTGTGGAAAGTTGCTAAGCGTGTAGTTGAATCTGCAAAGAATTATCCATTGAGCATGACAAAATATCAGCAGAACTTTTGTGTATTAATACACGAGGTTTTAAGAAGTAACCCTCACCTATTCTCAGAGGATGAAAAGATTTTCATGG AATCATTTACTTCACTCTCAAATGATAGTCAGAGGATTTTCATTCGGCTTTATACACGAAAAG GGCCATGGTTCCGGATGTCTAATATATCCTATGCAGAAGTATTGGATCCTCAAGAAGCAGTCAAGGGTCTCTCGG CAACGGGTTATGTATGTTTATTTGAAGATGCCGATGAATTGGATTACAATGACATTAAGGAGATGTTGAATTTGCTTACTGTTTGTGAGCTACGCGATATTTCATGCAAGTTTAAGAAG AACTGTAATTCTGGTACAAGAAAGAAAGATCTTATTGAAGCTCttctctctttgtataaaaatgGGTTATG CCCAAAATTACCAAGTGTGGTTTTAGAGAAAACTGGTGCGTGTATACAAATATCTTCACAAGCTGAATCCCTTATCTGGCGTGCTGAG AGGCTTTTCTTCCTGAATGGCGAGCAAGACCTATCAACATTTCTACTAGTTGATTTAGGAATAGTCAAGTATCCAACTTACAACTGCATAATTTCAGAACAAATCTTCTCAGGTCGAGATGACCTGCTTGCTTATGAAGAG GCCATCGAAGTGGCACAACTAATGGATCAAGCTCTCGATGGAAACAATGCTGACGTACCATTGAGATTCATAAAGATAGCTGACTCTCGCATATCCAGTTCTTCTATGAAAGCAATCAAATCCTCAACCTCTGAATCAGCacctaaatttcttttttacttttcagcATTATGGGTCTACTCAAAAGTGGTCTCATTAGGAGTTTCCTTTCTTGAGCGGGAGCACAG GTATAATGACGCGATTAATTTACTGAAACGGTTGCTAAGTTGTTTTACTTTTGATGGAAGAAGAGGATATTGGATGCTAAGGTTGTCAATTAATTTGGAGCACATTGGTTATCTTAATGAGAGCCTTGCAGTTGCTGAAGATGGCTTACAAGATCCCTGGGTGCGTGCTGGATCAAGGATGGCACTGCAAAAGCGAATCCTTCGCTTAGGAAAACCACCAAGGCGCTGGAAAACACCTAGTTTTTCAGCATCCATCAAGAGGAAGATCACGGAG GTTCATGTTCAGGGCAGACCTTTGAACTGTGAAATTGGCATGAAGAACAGGTTTTATGGAGAAGATGGGGAGCAATGTGGAGTTGAGCAGCTTGCCTTACAGTACTATGCTGGGGAAGGAGGTGGATGGCAAGGTGTTCATACAGAGAGTGGCATTTGGTTGACTATTTTCGGGCTGCTGATGTGGGACATCATATTTTCTGATGCACCAAATGTCTTCCGTACCAGATTTCAG ACTGCACCCTTAGATTTGGGGACTGATAGCTTTTATCTGATGAGAAAGAGCTGTATAGAATCTCAGCTACAAAAAATTCATGATGGCATGGCTGAGGAGATCCTCATCATGTCATGGGAATGCCATGTGGGAACAGCTTGTAGGGGAGTTAATTGGAACAGGCATTCCCTCACCGAGCTTCGGGCAGCTGTTTCATGCATTGGTGGCCCTTGTTTGGCCTCACTCTGCCGAAATCTTGCTCAAGACTACCGAAGTTGGTCCAGTGGAATGCCAGATTTGTTGCTCTGGCGCTTTAATCAGGAGTACAGAGGTGAAGCAAAGCTTGTTGAAGTGAAAGGCCCTAGGGATCGGCTCTCTGAACAGCAGCGAGCATGGCTACTTTTTCTAATGGACTGTGGGTTTAATACAGAGGTTTGTAAGGTGAGCCCCGTGCAAATGTCTGTATGA
- the LOC122315109 gene encoding fanconi-associated nuclease 1 homolog isoform X2, with translation MLNGRESLIRLVGKRRHFLPNRQSLLSDPFATHNDSIENTEAEKLVDSKEATKFVSESGSSEKLVTCPVCGHKVSGEHNDINSHLDACLSRGTKRKLTQQTLLQSNFWSQPKISSSELEPLEKNVSGRGSDKSLVQNAVPGLPDFGAAEENVISICQSSQKLESDMQTHTDDSSENPVNEYWIDYNTDTTQQLSPKNEVPKGDMDVTMDEICGVSLETYIVGRRFSDEKTLLLGASISLLRDPNNDKDPNAIKVVSADSGCCKSLGFIPRELAQCLSPLIEKCRLNFEGHVCSIPKHPFDCVPIQIVCRKSVFNGEKESEVLEDFKCLWKVAKRVVESAKNYPLSMTKYQQNFCVLIHEVLRSNPHLFSEDEKIFMESFTSLSNDSQRIFIRLYTRKGPWFRMSNISYAEVLDPQEAVKGLSATGYVCLFEDADELDYNDIKEMLNLLTVCELRDISCKFKKNCNSGTRKKDLIEALLSLYKNGLCPKLPSVVLEKTGACIQISSQAESLIWRAERLFFLNGEQDLSTFLLVDLGIVKYPTYNCIISEQIFSGRDDLLAYEEAIEVAQLMDQALDGNNADVPLRFIKIADSRISSSSMKAIKSSTSESAPKFLFYFSALWVYSKVVSLGVSFLEREHRYNDAINLLKRLLSCFTFDGRRGYWMLRLSINLEHIGYLNESLAVAEDGLQDPWVRAGSRMALQKRILRLGKPPRRWKTPSFSASIKRKITEVLWRRWGAMWS, from the exons ATGCTCAACGGAAGAGAGAGCTTGATCCGATTGGTGGGCAAACGGCGTCACTTCCTTCCCAATCGTCAATCTCTCCTCTCCGATCCTTTCGCCACCCACAATGACTCGATTGAGAATACGGAGGCTGAAAAATTGGTGGATTCCAAAGAAGCGACGAAGTTTGTGAGTGAGAGTGGTTCTTCCGAAAAATTGGTAACGTGCCCTGTTTGTGGGCACAAAGTCAGTGGGGAACACAATGACATCAACTCTCATCTGG ATGCCTGTCTGTCTCGGGGAACAAAGCGAAAGTTGACTCAGCAAACCCTTCTTCAGTCAAACTTCTGGTCACAACCTAAGATTAGCTCCTCTGAGTTGGAACCATTAGAGAAAAATGTTTCTGGTAGAGGTTCTGATAAAAGTCTTGTACAGAATGCTGTTCCTGGATTGCCTGACTTTGGTGCTGCTGAAGAAAATGTAATTAGTATATGTCAATCATCGCAAAAGTTAGAGTCTGATATGCAAACTCACACAGATGACTCATCTGAAAACCCAGTCAATGAGTACTGGATTGACTACAATACTGACACCACCCAACAATTATCCCCGAAGAATGAGGTGCCTAAAGGTGACATGGATGTAACCATGGATGAAATATGTGGGGTTAGTCTTGAAACTTATATAGTTGGCCGTAGGTTCAGTGATGAGAAGACGTTACTCCTAGGGGCAAGCATTTCTCTTTTGCGAGACCCTAATAATGATAAGGATCCCAATGCTATCAAG GTTGTTTCTGCAGATTCTGGATGTTGTAAAAGCCTAGGTTTTATCCCTCGTGAATTAGCTCAATGTTTGTCACCTTTAATTGAGAAGTGCCGCCTAAACTTTGAG GGACACGTGTGTTCTATTCCAAAGCATCCTTTTGATTGTGTTCCCATTCAGATTGTGTGTCGCAAGAGCGTATTCAATGGTGAAAAAGAATCTGAAGTTTTAGAGGATTTTAAATGCTTGTGGAAAGTTGCTAAGCGTGTAGTTGAATCTGCAAAGAATTATCCATTGAGCATGACAAAATATCAGCAGAACTTTTGTGTATTAATACACGAGGTTTTAAGAAGTAACCCTCACCTATTCTCAGAGGATGAAAAGATTTTCATGG AATCATTTACTTCACTCTCAAATGATAGTCAGAGGATTTTCATTCGGCTTTATACACGAAAAG GGCCATGGTTCCGGATGTCTAATATATCCTATGCAGAAGTATTGGATCCTCAAGAAGCAGTCAAGGGTCTCTCGG CAACGGGTTATGTATGTTTATTTGAAGATGCCGATGAATTGGATTACAATGACATTAAGGAGATGTTGAATTTGCTTACTGTTTGTGAGCTACGCGATATTTCATGCAAGTTTAAGAAG AACTGTAATTCTGGTACAAGAAAGAAAGATCTTATTGAAGCTCttctctctttgtataaaaatgGGTTATG CCCAAAATTACCAAGTGTGGTTTTAGAGAAAACTGGTGCGTGTATACAAATATCTTCACAAGCTGAATCCCTTATCTGGCGTGCTGAG AGGCTTTTCTTCCTGAATGGCGAGCAAGACCTATCAACATTTCTACTAGTTGATTTAGGAATAGTCAAGTATCCAACTTACAACTGCATAATTTCAGAACAAATCTTCTCAGGTCGAGATGACCTGCTTGCTTATGAAGAG GCCATCGAAGTGGCACAACTAATGGATCAAGCTCTCGATGGAAACAATGCTGACGTACCATTGAGATTCATAAAGATAGCTGACTCTCGCATATCCAGTTCTTCTATGAAAGCAATCAAATCCTCAACCTCTGAATCAGCacctaaatttcttttttacttttcagcATTATGGGTCTACTCAAAAGTGGTCTCATTAGGAGTTTCCTTTCTTGAGCGGGAGCACAG GTATAATGACGCGATTAATTTACTGAAACGGTTGCTAAGTTGTTTTACTTTTGATGGAAGAAGAGGATATTGGATGCTAAGGTTGTCAATTAATTTGGAGCACATTGGTTATCTTAATGAGAGCCTTGCAGTTGCTGAAGATGGCTTACAAGATCCCTGGGTGCGTGCTGGATCAAGGATGGCACTGCAAAAGCGAATCCTTCGCTTAGGAAAACCACCAAGGCGCTGGAAAACACCTAGTTTTTCAGCATCCATCAAGAGGAAGATCACGGAG GTTTTATGGAGAAGATGGGGAGCAATGTGGAGTTGA